The following coding sequences are from one Paenibacillus tundrae window:
- a CDS encoding methyl-accepting chemotaxis protein — translation MKKMLKRGSNGARVTSIANTVSIVLLIIIVVVFTVLGTFMFSSTRSILIKQQESMLQTKTQAIVSEFDAMFKEKGSLVKQMSTNTLFQQYIETTESAEVATTSPHAEETQATLAAIVKEEPSFADAWIAGIEGKGFWLQNDGVSSAPDFDIQTRPYYEPIRATDGLYYSDPYIDIAAGNVLMGIFYPIKDNNQLIGFAAADIAFKDIPAIMESYSLGNTGYSILVSKTGEILYHPDEEKVLKENITDSTSDLGEIGKKMIAGESGVQLITDDNGERRYIGYATSKDTGWAVGLTITEKEVLEELKTFTWITLSGFAVATLLLVIICYITLRYLLRSIPQLLAKIKLIEQGDLTIQLDAQANNEIGQISRGINTMVQKIQSMLQIVGSSAHVLNQSSTDLQSISSRTATTMNDTSTAINEIANATNYQSIETENILRKTGSLSSQIDEIATDAQAIETMVQTSADQSGQGLTVVEQLSQWAEENHNSTQAISSIIQEIDQSRHEISSFVDTVNQIATQTNLLALNASIEAARAGEQGRGFAVVAGEVRKLAEQTALATQEIYKKVRVIEEKTTISVEHTARGMKIAEENAKSVEDTKQVFFSINKDLEDLKLRMIQISTNTANVHKHKDEILQALEIISSTTEENSASTEEVSASTQEQLDSIEQVADLSKQLNQLSSKLQEELKQFKVE, via the coding sequence ATGAAAAAAATGTTGAAACGGGGATCTAACGGTGCCAGAGTAACCAGCATCGCCAACACAGTATCTATTGTATTGTTAATTATTATCGTAGTCGTCTTCACCGTTCTTGGCACATTTATGTTTTCGAGTACACGGAGTATCCTGATCAAACAACAGGAATCTATGCTACAGACCAAGACACAGGCTATTGTCAGTGAATTTGATGCGATGTTTAAAGAAAAAGGATCACTCGTGAAACAGATGTCAACGAATACACTTTTTCAACAATATATCGAAACCACCGAATCAGCAGAAGTGGCGACAACCTCTCCACATGCTGAAGAGACACAGGCAACATTAGCAGCAATTGTCAAAGAAGAGCCTTCATTTGCCGATGCTTGGATCGCAGGTATTGAAGGAAAGGGATTCTGGCTGCAAAATGATGGCGTCTCTTCCGCGCCGGACTTTGATATTCAGACTCGTCCCTATTATGAGCCTATTCGAGCTACAGATGGACTGTACTATTCAGATCCATACATCGATATCGCAGCAGGTAATGTACTGATGGGCATTTTCTATCCGATCAAAGATAACAATCAACTCATCGGGTTTGCCGCAGCGGATATCGCATTCAAAGACATTCCTGCTATTATGGAAAGCTATTCTCTTGGGAACACGGGCTATTCCATACTGGTTTCCAAGACAGGAGAGATTCTGTACCACCCGGATGAGGAGAAAGTCTTAAAAGAAAACATCACGGACAGCACTAGCGACCTGGGGGAAATCGGTAAGAAGATGATCGCTGGGGAATCCGGTGTACAACTTATTACAGACGACAACGGGGAACGTCGTTATATCGGTTATGCCACTAGTAAAGATACCGGATGGGCGGTAGGTCTGACAATAACTGAGAAAGAGGTTCTTGAAGAACTGAAGACGTTCACGTGGATTACGCTTAGCGGATTTGCTGTAGCTACCCTTTTATTGGTTATCATCTGCTACATTACACTTCGTTACCTGTTAAGATCCATTCCACAACTGCTCGCGAAGATCAAATTGATTGAGCAAGGGGACTTAACGATTCAACTGGATGCCCAAGCGAATAATGAGATAGGTCAAATATCTCGCGGCATTAATACGATGGTGCAAAAAATTCAAAGCATGCTGCAAATCGTAGGCAGCTCTGCTCATGTACTGAATCAGTCCTCTACCGATCTACAGTCGATCTCTTCTAGAACGGCTACAACGATGAATGATACAAGTACAGCCATTAATGAGATTGCGAATGCAACCAACTATCAGTCAATTGAGACAGAGAACATTTTACGTAAAACAGGATCATTATCAAGCCAGATCGATGAGATTGCAACCGATGCTCAAGCGATCGAAACGATGGTACAGACCTCGGCTGATCAAAGTGGACAAGGATTAACGGTCGTGGAGCAGCTATCCCAATGGGCCGAAGAGAATCACAATTCCACACAGGCCATTTCATCCATTATTCAGGAAATTGACCAGAGCCGTCATGAGATTTCCAGCTTCGTGGATACGGTCAATCAGATTGCAACACAGACCAACCTGCTTGCTCTCAATGCTTCGATTGAGGCAGCACGTGCAGGAGAACAAGGTCGAGGCTTCGCCGTCGTGGCGGGAGAAGTACGTAAGCTTGCTGAACAGACCGCACTTGCGACCCAGGAGATTTATAAAAAAGTACGTGTTATTGAGGAAAAAACAACAATATCGGTTGAGCATACCGCTCGCGGCATGAAAATCGCGGAGGAAAATGCGAAATCCGTAGAGGATACGAAGCAAGTATTCTTCAGCATTAACAAAGACTTGGAAGATTTGAAATTGCGCATGATTCAGATCAGTACAAATACCGCTAATGTGCATAAGCACAAAGATGAAATTTTGCAGGCATTGGAGATCATCTCTTCCACTACCGAAGAAAATTCAGCTTCAACCGAAGAGGTTAGTGCCAGCACGCAAGAACAGCTAGATAGTATTGAGCAGGTTGCTGACTTATCCAAACAGTTGAATCAACTATCCAGCAAATTACAAGAGGAACTCAAACAGTTCAAAGTCGAATAA